The Daucus carota subsp. sativus chromosome 2, DH1 v3.0, whole genome shotgun sequence genome includes a window with the following:
- the LOC108206288 gene encoding uncharacterized protein LOC108206288, producing MKINLIDDTALIETTSTKNVLEKDRTILGLRNSASNSIVRQEVIKTSGTHKKRSSRPHVCGNVRMNQENGNVGFTERVKFQENEILGFHCGNKKVTRGCGLKQQESFEVEENVMGKSRESGHLGDIEQERTFRDDENVGSSLKKQECYDGNGFEEEPELMDFTQRVKIQEKVSSRNCCLIGAGNMGGNEKGMLGIDTKQEMNSKTIQVWVARGKVHDNNKTTLKDGKVSTIEMLEVQSENGSGRKIMGTLICYSRKQMEDLRFVNMEEQNKKWCAIYSELGPAVKKEYDGLLDCSHHHHHHSHLDINRKVTAHGILGPMAVNGSWNPWYLCAPKKGLK from the exons ATGAAGATCAATTTGATTGATGACACTGCACTCATTGAAACTACGTCAACTAAAAATGTCCTTGAAAAGGATAGAACAATTCTGGGTCTTCGTAACAGTGCTTCAAACAGTATTGTTCGTCAGGAAGTTATCAAAACTAGTGGAACCCACAAGAAAAGAAGCAGCCGCCCACATGTTTGTGGAAATGTCAGAATGAATCAAGAAAATGGTAATGTGGGTTTTACTGAGAGAGTGAAGTTTCAGGAAAATGAAATTCTGGGTTTTCATTGTGGAAACAAGAAAGTGACTAGGGGTTGTGGTCTGAAGCAGCAAGAAAGTTTTGAAGTGGAAGAAAATGTGATGGGGAAGAGTCGAGAAAGTGGACATTTGGGTGACATTGAACAGGAAAGAACATTTCGAGATGATGAAAATGTGGGAAGTAGTTTGAAGAAGCAAGAATGTTATGATGGGAATGGTTTTGAAGAGGAGCCAGAATTGATGGATTTTACTCAAAGGGTAAAGATTCAAGAAAAGGTCTCTTCTAGGAATTGCTGTCTCATTGGAGCTGGAAATATGGGTGGAAATGAGAAAGGAATGTTGGGTATTGATACAAAGCAAGAAATGAatagcaagacaattcaagtgTGGGTGGCAAGAGGAAAGGTGCACGACAATAATAAAACAACACTTAAGGATGGCAAGGTTTCAACAATtgaaatgttggaagttcaatcTGAAAATGGGAGTGGAAGGAAAATTATGGGAACTTTGATATGCTACTCAAGGAAACAGATGGAAGATCTGAGGTTTGTTAACATGGAAGAACAGAATAAGAAATGGTGTGCAATTTATTCTGAACTTGGACCTGCTGTGAAAAAAGAGTATGATGGCCTACTTGACTgtagtcatcatcatcatcatcactctcACCTGGATATCAACAGAAAGGTCACTGCCCATGGAATTCTCG GTCCGATGGCTGTAAATGGAAGTTGGAACCCCTGGTATCTCTGTGCACCAAAGAAAGGTTTGAAATGA
- the LOC108206289 gene encoding F-box protein PP2-B11: protein MATQASKESGNKIDYFDMLPEGCLADTLAHTTPTDACRLALVAPAFRSIADSNGVWERFLPCDYSQLISRAVPAHRHILDHLALSPKKKLYLFLCDNPLVIDNGTLSFSLDKWTGKKCFMIAARELAIVWGDTPRYWRWTIDKESRFGKAIELISVCWLEIHGRINTSLLSPDTDYTAYLVYKPSIAVYGFEHQPVEIWIGLSGEESVKCTFILDPEGGLQANYVRMPPPRRLSLLHSNRANQPRPQIPIPVGVETRCPRVRKDGWLEIDLAQYFHKEGENRELEITMMETKGGHWKSGLIIQGIEIRAKSGN from the exons ATGGCTACCCAAGCCTCAAAAGAAAGTGGTAACAAGATCGATTATTTCGACATGTTACCTGAAGGATGCTTAGCTGATACGCTGGCTCACACAACTCCCACAGATGCCTGTAGGCTCGCCCTAGTGGCTCCTGCCTTCCGTTCCATTGCTGATTCTAATGGTGTTTGGGAGAGGTTTCTACCTTGTGACTACAGCCAACTCATTTCCAGAGCCGTGCCTGCTCACCGACACATTCTTGATCACCTGGCTCTCTCTCCCAAGAAGAAACTCTATCTTTTTCTTTGTGATAATCCTTTGGTCATTGATAATGGCACTCTG AGCTTTTCTTTGGACAAGTGGACCGGGAAAAAATGTTTTATGATAGCTGCAAGGGAACTTGCTATAGTGTGGGGTGACACCCCTAGGTACTGGAGGTGGACTATTGATAAGGAATCAAG GTTTGGCAAGGCAATTGAGCTAATAAGTGTTTGTTGGCTTGAAATACATGGAAGGATAAACACTTCTTTGTTGTCTCCGGACACAGACTACACTGCTTATCTTGTGTACAAGCCATCAATTGCAGTCTACGGGTTTGAACACCAACCAGTAGAAATTTGGATTGGATTAAGCGGGGAAGAAAGTGTCAAGTGCACTTTTATTCTGGACCCCGAAGGTGGACTGCAAGCAAATTATGTGAGAATGCCTCCTCCTAGGCGGTTAAGTTTGCTTCATAGTAACAGAGCTAACCAACCACGACCACAAATCCCAATCCCTGTAGGCGTTGAAACCCGGTGTCCAAGGGTTAGAAAAGACGGTTGGCTGGAAATTGACTTGGCACAATACTTCCACAAGGAAGGGGAGAATAGAGAATTAGAGATCACTATGATGGAAACTAAAGGTGGACACTGGAAGAGTGGTCTCATTATTCAAGGCATCGAAATCCGAGCTAAGAGCGGGAACTAG
- the LOC108207015 gene encoding probable serine/threonine-protein kinase PBL25, with protein sequence MSCFPCFSSEKSDSIKINELPVIQAAAKPALPSSSPAGNGNWGSQEIDVGNIAAKTFTFRELASATKNFRQECLLGDGVFGKVYKGTLQSSGQAVAVKRLDRNGMQGSKEFLVEVLMLSLLKHENLLDLVGYCADGDQRLLVYNYMPLGSLDTHLFDVAQDKEPLDWTTRIKIAAGAAQGLEYLHDKANPPIVYRDMRASNILLEDDYKPRLCDIGLAKFAQSGNPSCTPPRVMNTYGYCAPEYTRTGQLTLKSDVYSFGVVLLELITGRRAMDPTRPVDEQNLVSWAQPIFKNPQRFPEMADPLLKGKYSLKSLNQAVGIAAMCLEEEPSVRPYITDVVAALTFLEMTPKDENNVNGIPAPVPSQKGEDQCDKDDSISDHSSEYSSSGRMDDHHERGSYSSHNDDDDDDDLEENAEEEDEDNYNHSEGDKNYDNGSSDDHYTESSKSRSMDYSEELSDDESMYSSSTRTSTSSRKEEQ encoded by the exons atgagtTGTTTTCCATGTTTTTCGAGTGAAAAATCGGATTCTATTAAAATTAATGAGCTTCCTGTAATTCAAGCAGCAGCCAAACCTGCATTACCATCTTCATCACCTGCAG GCAACGGTAATTGGGGAAGTCAAGAAATCGATGTCGGAAATATTGCAGCAAAGACCTTCACATTTCGTGAGTTGGCAAGTGCGACCAAAAATTTCAGACAAGAATGCCTCTTGGGTGATGGTGTATTTGGGAAAGTGTACAAGGGAACACTTCAGTCTAGTGGTCAG GCCGTAGCTGTCAAGAGACTCGACAGAAATGGAATGCAAGGAAGCAAGGAGTTCCTTGTTGAAGTTCTAATGTTGAGTCTTCTTAAACATGAAAATCTACTGGATCTAGTTGGATACTGTGCTGATGGAGATCAAAGGCTTTTGGTTTACAATTACATGCCATTGGGTTCCCTTGATACTCATTTGTTTG ATGTTGCACAAGATAAGGAGCCGCTAGACTGGACAACAAGAATAAAAATAGCTGCAGGGGCAGCTCAAGGACTTGAATATCTCCATGATAAGGCGAATCCTCCCATTGTATACCGCGATATGAGAGCATCCAACATCTTGCTGGAAGATGATTACAAGCCAAGACTTTGTGATATTGGGCTTGCTAAGTTCGCACAGTCAGGGAATCCTTCTTGTACACCTCCAAGGGTGATGAACACGTATGGTTATTGTGCTCCAGAGTATACAAGAACAGGGCAGCTTACGTTAAAGTCAGATGTGTACAGTTTTGGAGTTGTATTACTAGAACTGATCACAGGACGTCGAGCCATGGATCCAACTCGACCAGTTGACGAGCAAAACCTAGTATCTTGG GCACAACCTATATTCAAAAATCCTCAACGATTCCCAGAGATGGCGGATCCACTTCTGAAAGGTAAATATTCACTTAAAAGTTTAAATCAGGCCGTGGGGATTGCTGCTATGTGTCTTGAAGAGGAACCATCAGTCCGCCCTTATATTACTGATGTCGTGGCTGCGCTAACTTTCCTTGAAATGACACCTAAAGACGAAAACAATGTCAATGGAATTCCCGCTCCAGTTCCATCGCAGAAAGGTGAGGATCAATGTGATAAGGACGATAGCATATCTGATCATTCAAGTGAATACAGTTCTTCTGGTCGCATGGATGATCATCATGAAAGAGGAAGTTACTCATCTcacaatgatgatgacgatgacGATGACCTAGAGGAAAATGCAGAGGAGGAAGATGAGGACAATTATAATCACAGTGAAGGTGATAAAAACTATGATAATGGGAGTTCAGACGACCACTACACAGAATCATCAAAATCGCGATCCATGGACTACAGTGAGGAATTATCAGATGATGAAAGTATGTACTCATCAAGTACAAGAACCAGTACTAGTAGCAG